From one Ignavibacteria bacterium genomic stretch:
- a CDS encoding T9SS type A sorting domain-containing protein: protein MRALLTISFLVSISASMLFAQRWEQVQLSAPYDSGYYLDIYFLPSQPQYGWACSQDSGYVVRTTNGGQTWMGSRVVQSGFCHLEYIQFLNTQVGYCTGPCGVYKSTDGGASWFELNLGYPDSMVWGGWFKDEYEGWATGGSCGVNNFYHTTDGGTSWERFRDTTVKRSNMSDPLWQGDMPAGTVYAVGNGTLWKSTNSGSTWSPDSYTGTTSPWHEEISKLGNTIMVSCAGNNCGSDYTTGGMRWTHDGGSNWYEFNTGSDMFGVYLLSAQHAWAAGYAGNVWQTLNGGTLWALRNCGLPTKHMDDILFLNDSTGWVVGQGIYRLAPPRRTLSDSVVWFLDACPDSVLRDTVWVTNENFFPSDWTIELVGTHSYMYRVANVVPTPLPSCKPTMVIVEYKATVPGLNSADMIIRIQNPDTTLVVQLRGRQRMFNAVPADTLIEFRHPVGKPVNRVLEWFATAPPLEEIRGIARDSGSSDLSLTGTYPVKINVGPPTAQTIISGTLRDTGWVATKFLVQMQPCLRDTTITVRVYGESGIIDSDTVLTANTGCAASDTLYLPVSNSGNAPLTVFSAQLLGLGTEAFTILGMKRAGTNPPWKIDVGKTDTLAIVVTPTSNIHQVVLQLNNDDLTTARGVKTPRQVTISVQSMRVEASVTPQMIDLGTVCTGTWKDTAFTITNTGPTALSYTLSGLQPRFMGLGSGSVSIPRNDHRNVPFRWSADSAGSYLDTIAIKIRPCDSVCFVVVRATVVELNIASVTESITGSIEVGKTLVRSATVVNHGSQTVRVTSVQLIPPDSDLVVNALTPLDLAGGDSIKVEIQFTPDVVRRYSGKLLVDVDGICRGTITIPVDVRSISNRVTVSTTEILFRSECDLRIQTDSIKISGLSGQVAMKAPTINQTGNAFNLVMPTVPFTVSANQEQWVVVQYRPANSRNAVAVLELETADGSDRFDVQLSGSATWSDWVGTPSAINFGDLRVCDSVQVSQIEVRNNDSVAVTVNVNTSGLPTWLDIPASRIDVPPFASEFLTVRCLTSQLQIGNNQYRLVLTDETCRQLDTVEVLALLADGALVAEPAEINISVAVGTSTTQTVRVINPTRQPRKIIDVHVVGQQSSWSIETPVTDSIVQPADTVIIRVVFAPLTEGIFNTTLRITQAERCTTITDVALNGEAVQKGILPSHTVRLVVNDYTVPAGSRIAVPVYLEGSMKDAIPDSMAFRVSFSALHLLVDTVYQGTIPDAQVEHSYNNGQLIVQMRKDGPEFGNGGSVVVIEGTAMPALPDSTIFTFADDSVWSAQQVEVRHRPGVLIVDVCGPRNYVMLANPTTITVQPPVPVGDRVNIQIDAPYSEHLSVSVIDMQSNRVITIPDIQVGKGLSNLAIPLHSLPSGMYIVHIQSNRGGVFTLPVPVVR, encoded by the coding sequence TTGCGAGCGCTTTTAACGATATCATTCCTGGTTTCAATCTCTGCCTCCATGCTTTTCGCTCAACGGTGGGAGCAGGTACAGCTTTCAGCACCGTACGATTCGGGCTATTATTTGGATATCTATTTCCTCCCTTCACAGCCACAATATGGCTGGGCATGCAGCCAGGACAGCGGCTATGTTGTGCGCACGACCAATGGCGGACAAACCTGGATGGGCAGCAGAGTGGTGCAGTCAGGCTTCTGTCACCTTGAGTACATACAATTTCTTAACACTCAGGTTGGATACTGCACTGGACCTTGCGGGGTGTATAAAAGCACAGATGGCGGAGCATCATGGTTTGAACTGAACCTGGGATATCCTGACAGTATGGTGTGGGGAGGATGGTTCAAGGATGAATATGAAGGATGGGCAACAGGCGGCTCGTGCGGTGTTAATAATTTTTACCATACAACCGATGGCGGAACGTCATGGGAGCGGTTTAGGGATACTACGGTCAAACGTTCCAATATGAGCGATCCGCTGTGGCAAGGCGATATGCCGGCGGGCACCGTGTACGCGGTTGGTAACGGAACTCTGTGGAAGTCAACTAATAGCGGCAGTACGTGGTCGCCGGATTCGTACACCGGCACCACCTCGCCATGGCACGAGGAAATATCTAAGCTGGGTAATACCATTATGGTTTCGTGCGCCGGAAATAACTGCGGAAGTGACTATACAACCGGCGGTATGCGGTGGACCCACGATGGTGGCTCTAACTGGTACGAGTTCAATACAGGCTCCGATATGTTTGGCGTGTACCTGCTTTCAGCTCAACATGCCTGGGCAGCAGGCTATGCAGGCAACGTGTGGCAGACGCTGAATGGCGGAACGTTATGGGCTCTTCGTAACTGTGGTCTGCCTACTAAACACATGGATGATATTCTCTTTTTAAATGATTCAACGGGATGGGTAGTTGGTCAGGGTATCTATCGCCTAGCACCTCCACGGCGTACTCTTTCCGATTCTGTTGTATGGTTCCTGGATGCGTGTCCGGACTCTGTACTCCGTGATACAGTATGGGTTACAAACGAAAACTTTTTTCCGAGCGATTGGACGATCGAGCTGGTTGGTACACATAGCTACATGTACAGGGTTGCCAATGTTGTTCCAACACCGCTGCCCTCCTGCAAACCAACAATGGTTATTGTGGAGTATAAAGCCACGGTACCGGGTCTTAACTCCGCCGACATGATCATTAGAATTCAGAATCCCGACACTACGCTGGTTGTTCAGCTGCGGGGCAGGCAACGGATGTTTAATGCGGTTCCGGCTGACACGCTGATCGAGTTCCGGCATCCGGTAGGAAAACCTGTTAACAGGGTGCTGGAATGGTTTGCTACGGCTCCGCCACTCGAAGAGATTCGGGGTATTGCCAGAGATAGTGGCAGTTCGGATCTTTCACTTACCGGCACCTATCCGGTTAAAATCAATGTCGGACCCCCTACGGCGCAAACGATAATTTCCGGGACTCTGAGGGATACCGGATGGGTGGCAACAAAGTTTTTAGTCCAGATGCAGCCCTGCCTCCGAGATACAACAATTACTGTTCGAGTGTACGGAGAGTCGGGTATTATTGATTCTGATACTGTGCTGACCGCCAATACGGGCTGTGCTGCCTCCGATACACTATATCTGCCAGTTTCAAACTCGGGTAATGCACCGCTTACAGTTTTTTCGGCACAGCTGCTGGGACTAGGTACAGAGGCATTCACGATCCTTGGTATGAAAAGGGCGGGTACAAATCCGCCATGGAAGATTGATGTTGGCAAGACAGATACTCTTGCCATCGTGGTCACACCTACGTCGAATATTCATCAGGTGGTACTTCAACTGAATAACGATGATCTTACTACGGCACGAGGTGTGAAAACACCCAGGCAGGTGACGATTAGTGTGCAGTCAATGCGGGTTGAAGCAAGTGTAACGCCACAGATGATTGATCTGGGGACGGTATGTACGGGCACGTGGAAAGACACGGCTTTTACAATTACAAATACGGGGCCGACGGCACTATCATACACACTTAGCGGATTGCAACCACGCTTCATGGGCCTGGGCAGCGGTTCGGTATCTATACCCCGCAACGATCATCGTAACGTTCCGTTTCGGTGGAGTGCTGACTCGGCAGGCTCGTACCTGGATACAATTGCCATTAAGATACGTCCGTGCGATTCAGTGTGTTTTGTTGTTGTTCGTGCTACCGTCGTCGAGTTGAACATTGCGTCGGTAACAGAAAGCATAACGGGGAGCATTGAAGTAGGGAAGACCCTTGTCCGGTCAGCCACCGTTGTAAACCACGGCTCCCAAACCGTGCGAGTAACATCGGTGCAGCTGATCCCTCCGGATTCTGATTTGGTGGTTAATGCCTTAACGCCGTTGGACCTTGCCGGTGGTGATAGTATAAAAGTTGAAATTCAGTTTACGCCCGATGTGGTGCGCAGGTACAGCGGCAAATTGCTCGTTGACGTTGATGGAATATGCAGGGGAACGATTACAATACCGGTTGATGTTCGGAGTATAAGCAATCGTGTTACGGTTTCAACAACGGAAATTCTGTTCCGTTCAGAATGTGACCTGAGAATTCAAACTGATAGCATTAAGATATCCGGCTTGTCGGGACAGGTTGCAATGAAGGCACCTACTATTAATCAGACTGGTAATGCTTTCAACCTTGTAATGCCAACCGTTCCATTTACAGTGTCAGCAAATCAGGAGCAGTGGGTAGTTGTGCAGTACAGGCCAGCAAATTCACGCAACGCTGTGGCTGTACTGGAGCTTGAAACAGCCGATGGTTCCGACAGATTTGATGTACAGCTTTCAGGTTCCGCAACTTGGTCTGACTGGGTAGGTACACCCTCTGCCATTAACTTTGGTGACCTTCGTGTCTGTGATTCTGTACAGGTTAGTCAGATTGAAGTTCGTAATAATGATTCTGTTGCCGTCACCGTTAACGTAAATACATCAGGTTTGCCGACATGGCTCGATATTCCGGCGTCCCGCATTGATGTCCCGCCTTTTGCCAGTGAGTTTCTTACAGTTCGATGCCTGACCAGCCAGCTGCAAATTGGTAATAACCAGTACCGTTTGGTGCTGACAGACGAAACATGTAGGCAATTGGATACAGTTGAGGTGTTGGCTCTGCTTGCTGACGGTGCCTTGGTTGCCGAACCTGCTGAAATCAATATTTCGGTTGCTGTTGGAACAAGTACAACACAAACTGTCAGGGTGATAAATCCTACTCGGCAACCTCGTAAAATTATTGATGTTCACGTAGTTGGTCAGCAAAGTAGTTGGAGTATTGAAACACCGGTTACAGACAGCATAGTGCAGCCTGCCGACACAGTAATTATCCGTGTGGTGTTCGCCCCGTTGACCGAGGGGATATTTAATACAACGCTCCGGATTACTCAGGCAGAACGATGCACCACCATCACTGATGTGGCCTTGAATGGTGAAGCGGTTCAAAAAGGGATACTGCCTTCACATACTGTTCGGCTGGTGGTGAACGACTATACCGTGCCGGCCGGAAGCCGAATTGCAGTGCCGGTATATCTGGAGGGCTCAATGAAGGATGCGATACCTGACTCAATGGCGTTTCGTGTTTCGTTTTCGGCTCTTCACCTCCTGGTTGACACGGTGTATCAGGGAACCATTCCTGATGCTCAGGTTGAACATTCATACAATAACGGCCAACTCATTGTGCAGATGCGCAAGGATGGACCTGAATTTGGAAATGGAGGCTCGGTAGTCGTGATAGAAGGAACTGCCATGCCTGCGTTGCCAGACAGCACCATATTTACGTTTGCGGATGATAGCGTATGGTCAGCCCAACAAGTTGAGGTTCGGCATCGTCCGGGTGTTTTAATCGTGGATGTATGCGGACCTCGCAATTACGTTATGCTTGCAAACCCCACCACGATAACAGTGCAACCGCCAGTGCCGGTCGGAGATCGTGTAAACATACAAATAGACGCACCGTATTCAGAACACCTTTCCGTGAGTGTAATTGATATGCAGTCTAACCGCGTAATTACAATTCCGGATATCCAGGTTGGTAAGGGGCTTTCCAACCTTGCAATACCACTTCACTCGTTGCCGTCAGGGATGTACATTGTGCACATTCAGTCCAACCGTGGCGGAGTATTTACGCTGCCGGTGCCGGTTGTTAGATAA